A portion of the Clostridium gelidum genome contains these proteins:
- a CDS encoding winged helix-turn-helix domain-containing protein translates to MLERVWRYDYFGYTRVIDNQIKRLRKKLQKQEDKWEIKSVYGIGYKFEV, encoded by the coding sequence ATATTAGAAAGGGTTTGGAGATATGATTATTTTGGCTATACACGAGTAATTGATAATCAAATTAAAAGACTTAGAAAAAAACTGCAGAAGCAAGAAGATAAATGGGAAATAAAATCTGTTTATGGTATAGGATATAAGTTTGAGGTATAA
- a CDS encoding LysR family transcriptional regulator encodes MDIKQLKYFYVIAEEGQITSAAKRLHISQPPLSYQLKNLEEELGVKLVERGSRNIKLTDAGLILYKRAEQILSLTKSTVDELKDFKEGTHGTLSIGTVSSSGASLLDSRLSIFHDKYPFINFEIYEGNTFKLLEDLHKGAIEIAVVRTPFNNSGVNSILLPKETMVAAMIKNLDWTDSKVIDITDLKDKPLIFYRRFERLIFKACEDSNFEPTVFCKNDDARTSLLWANAGLGIAIVPKSSIKLIGSSDIIFKEIDNEELSTQIAIIWSKTGYLSSAGKNFLALFSNA; translated from the coding sequence ATGGATATTAAACAATTAAAATATTTCTATGTAATTGCAGAAGAAGGACAAATAACAAGTGCTGCCAAAAGGCTTCATATTTCTCAACCTCCTCTAAGTTATCAACTTAAAAACCTAGAGGAGGAGCTAGGTGTAAAACTTGTTGAAAGAGGAAGCCGTAACATTAAATTAACCGATGCAGGACTTATACTTTATAAACGTGCTGAACAAATATTATCTCTAACAAAATCTACAGTGGATGAATTAAAAGATTTCAAAGAAGGAACCCATGGAACTCTATCCATTGGTACCGTTTCTTCATCTGGAGCATCACTTTTAGATAGCAGACTAAGTATATTTCACGACAAATACCCATTTATAAATTTCGAAATCTATGAAGGAAATACATTTAAATTATTAGAAGATCTACATAAAGGTGCAATTGAAATTGCTGTTGTACGAACTCCTTTTAATAATTCTGGAGTAAACTCAATTTTATTACCTAAAGAAACTATGGTTGCCGCCATGATAAAAAATTTAGACTGGACAGATAGTAAAGTAATTGACATTACAGATTTAAAAGATAAGCCTTTAATATTTTATAGAAGATTTGAAAGGCTAATATTTAAAGCATGTGAGGATTCCAATTTTGAGCCAACTGTGTTTTGCAAAAACGATGATGCAAGAACGTCCTTACTTTGGGCAAACGCTGGACTCGGAATCGCCATCGTCCCAAAATCTTCGATAAAATTAATTGGCTCTTCAGATATAATTTTTAAAGAAATTGATAATGAGGAATTATCAACTCAAATAGCTATAATATGGTCTAAAACAGGTTATCTTTCATCAGCTGGGAAAAATTTTTTAGCCCTTTTCTCAAATGCATAA
- a CDS encoding ABC transporter ATP-binding protein produces MKKSTFSRLIGYVSKYKGYMFASLIFALISNVLIAFMPLIVGKAIDKIIAEGKVDFDGLIKTIIILGVIYVVSALFTWLFTIVANIVAYSTVKDLRNEALSKISTLPLKYFDRHPHGDIISRLTNDMDNISDGLFQGITQFYPGIITILSSLILMISLSFKLTAVIVIMTPFCFLIASFITKRSNKMFKEQQKTLGELNGYIEEIIGNQKVVRLFGYEKRAEENFGEINGRLYKCGQLAQFYSSLTNPATRLVNNVTYILVGLVGGILSAISGLSVGVISSFLTYSTQFSQPINNITSVATQLQAALASCERIFSVIDEEPEKADSKDAENITECEGNVKFENVSFAYDKKVPLIEDFSVDIKKGSTIAIVGPTGAGKTTMVNLLMRFYDLDKGKITIDDKEINNLTRDSLRNQFGMVLQDTWLFEGTIRENIAYGKPNATLEEVQNAAKSAYIHSFIKRLPDGYDTLITESGGNLSEGQKQLLTIARVMLIDPPMLILDEATSSVDTRTEIKIQNAFLSMMKGRTSFVIAHRLSTIRDADIILVMKNGEIVERGNHNELVNKGGIYTDLYNSQFKHQL; encoded by the coding sequence ATGAAAAAAAGTACATTTTCTAGATTAATAGGTTATGTTTCAAAATATAAAGGTTATATGTTTGCATCGCTGATATTTGCACTTATAAGTAATGTTCTTATTGCATTTATGCCATTAATAGTCGGAAAGGCGATTGATAAAATAATTGCGGAGGGCAAAGTTGATTTTGATGGTTTAATTAAAACAATCATAATACTTGGAGTAATTTATGTAGTAAGTGCCTTATTTACATGGCTCTTTACTATAGTGGCTAATATTGTGGCTTATAGTACAGTAAAGGATCTTAGAAATGAAGCATTAAGTAAGATAAGTACTTTGCCTTTAAAGTATTTTGATAGACATCCTCATGGAGATATTATAAGCAGGCTTACAAATGATATGGACAACATTTCAGATGGATTGTTTCAAGGTATAACACAATTTTACCCAGGTATTATTACGATATTAAGTTCGCTTATTTTAATGATAAGCTTAAGTTTTAAATTAACAGCTGTAATAGTAATAATGACACCTTTTTGTTTTCTTATTGCTTCTTTTATTACAAAAAGATCTAATAAAATGTTTAAAGAGCAACAAAAAACTTTAGGAGAATTAAATGGATATATAGAAGAAATCATAGGAAATCAAAAGGTAGTAAGACTTTTTGGATATGAAAAAAGAGCAGAAGAAAACTTTGGGGAAATTAATGGAAGACTTTATAAATGTGGACAGCTTGCTCAATTTTATTCATCACTTACAAATCCAGCTACAAGACTCGTAAATAATGTTACATATATTTTAGTTGGTTTGGTTGGAGGAATCCTTTCAGCAATAAGCGGATTAAGTGTTGGTGTAATTTCGAGTTTTTTAACCTATTCCACTCAATTTTCACAACCTATAAACAATATTACTAGTGTTGCTACTCAGCTTCAAGCTGCGCTTGCATCTTGTGAAAGAATATTTTCTGTTATAGATGAAGAGCCAGAAAAGGCAGATTCTAAAGATGCTGAAAATATAACTGAATGTGAAGGAAATGTTAAGTTTGAAAATGTGTCATTTGCTTATGATAAGAAAGTACCACTTATAGAAGATTTCAGTGTTGACATAAAAAAAGGAAGCACTATAGCCATCGTAGGACCTACTGGCGCTGGAAAAACTACTATGGTTAATCTGCTTATGAGATTCTATGATTTGGACAAAGGTAAGATTACTATAGATGATAAAGAAATAAATAATCTTACTAGAGATAGTCTTAGAAATCAATTCGGTATGGTACTTCAAGATACATGGCTTTTTGAAGGAACTATAAGAGAAAACATAGCTTATGGCAAACCAAATGCCACTTTAGAAGAAGTTCAAAATGCAGCAAAGTCAGCATATATTCATAGTTTTATAAAGAGACTTCCAGATGGCTATGATACGCTTATAACTGAATCTGGTGGAAATCTTTCAGAAGGACAGAAACAACTTTTAACTATAGCAAGAGTAATGCTTATAGATCCGCCAATGCTTATATTAGATGAAGCAACCAGTAGTGTAGATACAAGAACAGAAATAAAAATACAAAATGCATTTCTTTCAATGATGAAGGGTCGTACAAGCTTTGTTATAGCCCATAGACTTTCAACCATACGTGATGCAGATATAATACTTGTTATGAAGAATGGTGAAATTGTTGAAAGAGGAAATCATAACGAACTTGTAAATAAAGGTGGAATTTATACAGATCTTTATAATAGTCAGTTTAAACATCAATTATAA
- a CDS encoding transposase gives MEKATGKVSFKNIQNYLMNSLINKANMMNIIVFAVIKQYYRFRRFFMRGNIKVRTEFLLMAFGYNMNKLHSKTLQARNGKLLHKKQAY, from the coding sequence ATGGAAAAGGCAACAGGAAAAGTAAGCTTCAAAAATATACAGAACTACTTAATGAATTCATTGATAAACAAAGCAAATATGATGAATATAATAGTATTTGCTGTGATTAAGCAATATTATCGTTTTAGAAGATTTTTTATGCGTGGAAATATCAAGGTAAGAACTGAATTTTTACTAATGGCATTTGGATATAATATGAATAAATTACACAGCAAAACTCTTCAAGCACGTAACGGCAAACTGCTTCATAAGAAGCAAGCTTATTGA
- a CDS encoding amidohydrolase family protein translates to MSEKYLDDGFFKIDPECHLIGNMDSINHFPGVKMWWHAIDNITRPILQGAPEKLHDMLEPWEFKKSADPENIIRAMDKYGVDIACLLPESMMDTTGYSSRWCTNGATWEAVQKHPDRFIIEPNLSPIKHRGVDNAIWEMEYWVERGAKIFKYYPPEDTYINNPELWPFYKRAEELGIVLDIHTGFSWVPPGKSKYCLPIQLDDVARDFPNLKIVAFHMGYPYCDDLNMIAMGHPNVYLCLSLLVPWGITAPYKFGKILGEAMRFAGPDRIIWGTDSAGFGAQIGAAVMGLSSFQIPDELQWQYGYLPLTDEEKRKIFGGNLAELLGIDSTVRRISK, encoded by the coding sequence ATGAGTGAAAAATATTTAGATGATGGGTTCTTTAAAATAGATCCAGAATGCCATTTAATTGGCAATATGGATTCAATTAATCACTTTCCTGGCGTGAAAATGTGGTGGCACGCCATTGATAATATTACACGTCCTATATTGCAAGGGGCACCAGAAAAGCTCCATGATATGCTGGAACCTTGGGAATTTAAAAAAAGCGCTGACCCTGAAAATATTATCCGTGCAATGGACAAATACGGTGTGGATATTGCATGCCTTTTACCTGAATCAATGATGGATACTACGGGATATTCCAGTCGTTGGTGCACAAATGGTGCTACATGGGAGGCCGTTCAAAAACACCCTGACCGCTTTATCATTGAACCGAATCTTTCTCCTATTAAACATAGAGGCGTAGATAATGCTATATGGGAGATGGAATATTGGGTAGAGCGTGGTGCAAAGATATTTAAATACTATCCACCAGAGGATACCTATATCAATAATCCAGAACTATGGCCATTTTATAAGAGGGCTGAAGAACTCGGCATCGTGTTAGACATTCATACAGGTTTTTCATGGGTACCACCTGGAAAGAGCAAATATTGCCTTCCTATTCAGCTTGATGATGTTGCTCGCGATTTCCCAAACTTAAAGATTGTAGCATTTCACATGGGTTATCCATATTGTGATGATCTCAATATGATAGCAATGGGGCATCCTAATGTATACCTATGTTTGAGTCTGCTTGTACCTTGGGGAATAACCGCACCTTATAAATTTGGAAAAATCCTTGGAGAAGCAATGCGATTTGCAGGACCAGACCGTATTATTTGGGGGACAGACAGTGCCGGATTTGGTGCTCAGATTGGTGCAGCAGTGATGGGATTGAGCAGCTTCCAAATCCCTGATGAATTACAATGGCAATATGGCTATTTACCTTTGACTGATGAGGAGAAACGCAAGATTTTTGGAGGTAATCTAGCTGAACTTTTAGGGATTGATTCCACTGTACGACGTATCAGCAAATGA
- the bglS gene encoding beta-glucanase produces the protein MNKRKLKIATLGMLVGTFLVGALMPTPAFALTKTHMGEAFDYANPSAWSKSDGWTNGGMFNCTWRSSNVNFSNGTMALTLNKDTKGGTKPYAGGEYRSNDTYGYGIYQVNMKPAKNTGIVSSFFTYTGPTDGTPWDEIDIEFLGKDTTKVQFNYYTNGVGNHEHIYNLGFDASKSYHTYAFNWQPTYIAWLVDGKEVYRATNNIPSHPGKIMLNLWPGTGVDSWLNAYDGKTPIYANYDWVAYDPN, from the coding sequence ATGAATAAAAGAAAATTAAAAATTGCAACATTAGGAATGCTAGTAGGTACTTTTTTAGTGGGAGCTTTAATGCCAACACCAGCTTTCGCATTAACTAAAACACACATGGGTGAGGCGTTTGATTACGCTAATCCATCAGCTTGGTCAAAATCAGATGGATGGACAAATGGAGGTATGTTTAACTGTACTTGGAGATCTAGTAACGTTAATTTTAGCAATGGAACTATGGCTCTTACGCTTAATAAAGATACTAAGGGAGGCACAAAGCCATATGCAGGTGGAGAATATCGCTCAAATGATACTTATGGTTATGGAATATATCAAGTAAATATGAAACCAGCAAAAAATACTGGTATAGTTTCTTCATTTTTCACATACACAGGTCCAACAGATGGTACTCCTTGGGATGAAATCGATATAGAGTTTTTAGGTAAAGATACTACAAAGGTACAATTCAATTATTATACAAATGGTGTAGGTAATCATGAGCACATTTATAATCTAGGATTTGATGCTTCAAAAAGCTACCATACTTATGCTTTTAATTGGCAACCAACTTATATTGCATGGTTGGTAGATGGAAAGGAAGTTTATAGGGCAACCAATAATATTCCATCACATCCTGGCAAAATTATGTTGAATTTATGGCCTGGAACGGGTGTAGATTCATGGCTAAATGCTTATGATGGTAAAACTCCAATTTATGCAAATTACGACTGGGTTGCTTACGATCCAAATTAA
- a CDS encoding TFIIB-type zinc ribbon-containing protein, translating to MLILCAKKRIPSHDLAFITEAKKAGIAAGKTPEQLPDERSFKPRVGALITVGGAMTQNWLSFAMPSMYEFTISMGTNVVDKYEYFGAMAHEHVVGNQQVMDRMVVMGKNIADAINSDTKEEMNKWRGADEGVCPVCHCDMLTVIHNKNEVECPVCGISGELTLVDGQIKVNFSEAQQKRSRLFYDGKLEHQVEISTKAVGPGQIPNKKELLEKYKGYGE from the coding sequence ATGTTAATATTATGCGCAAAAAAGAGAATTCCTTCTCATGATCTTGCATTTATAACTGAAGCTAAAAAAGCAGGGATAGCAGCTGGTAAAACTCCAGAACAATTACCAGATGAAAGATCATTTAAGCCAAGAGTAGGTGCATTAATTACTGTTGGTGGAGCAATGACACAAAACTGGTTGTCATTTGCGATGCCATCTATGTATGAATTTACAATATCAATGGGAACTAATGTAGTAGATAAATATGAATATTTTGGCGCAATGGCTCATGAACATGTAGTAGGGAATCAACAAGTAATGGATCGTATGGTAGTAATGGGTAAAAATATTGCTGATGCTATAAATAGTGATACAAAAGAAGAAATGAATAAATGGAGAGGCGCAGATGAAGGTGTTTGCCCAGTATGTCATTGTGATATGCTTACTGTAATTCATAATAAAAATGAAGTAGAATGTCCAGTTTGCGGAATCAGTGGAGAATTAACTTTAGTTGATGGACAAATTAAAGTTAACTTTAGTGAAGCTCAGCAAAAGAGATCTCGTTTATTCTATGATGGTAAATTAGAACATCAAGTTGAAATTTCAACAAAAGCAGTTGGACCAGGTCAAATCCCTAATAAAAAAGAATTACTTGAAAAGTATAAGGGTTATGGAGAGTAA
- a CDS encoding TetR/AcrR family transcriptional regulator has translation MEIKYDLRVIRTYKSLTEAFVQLMSEKHFENITVNELCKKAMIRRTTFYKHFADKYEFFRFFVHQLQTDCDAITPASADYKAPYSFYISIAHHILNFLKEHEQFVNMVLGSNLLPTLLDILSEQVISDITDKIKIGIKKGIDVPASPEIVASFFTGAIMHTIRWWLMQKKKISEEKLIQEVQKILYSIDIT, from the coding sequence ATGGAGATTAAATATGACTTGCGGGTTATCCGTACCTATAAATCATTAACAGAAGCTTTTGTACAGCTTATGAGTGAGAAACATTTTGAAAATATAACAGTAAATGAATTATGTAAGAAAGCAATGATTCGAAGAACGACATTTTATAAGCACTTTGCAGATAAATATGAGTTTTTTCGTTTTTTTGTCCACCAACTGCAAACTGATTGTGATGCAATAACTCCTGCTTCAGCTGATTATAAAGCCCCATATTCTTTTTATATAAGCATCGCTCATCATATCTTGAATTTTTTAAAAGAGCATGAACAATTTGTCAATATGGTATTAGGTAGTAATTTACTTCCTACTCTTCTTGACATACTTTCTGAACAAGTTATTTCTGATATTACAGATAAAATTAAAATTGGCATAAAAAAAGGCATAGATGTACCCGCATCCCCTGAAATAGTCGCATCTTTTTTTACTGGTGCAATAATGCACACGATCAGATGGTGGCTCATGCAAAAAAAGAAAATATCAGAAGAAAAATTAATTCAAGAAGTACAAAAAATTCTCTACAGCATCGATATCACTTGA
- a CDS encoding oxidoreductase → MNTNILFEPMQIGNVELKNRIAMSPMNMGYTGPEGYASEESNAWYATRARGGFGLIITECVVANPYPWRGSDSLNPLLCDSQKKYRYLSQMADIIHSYKGTKVFMQLSPGWGRQGHPDMLHEGIASGAPSAIPMETDLRNLNHGWAKQFKRMGITLIDEVGGIEKFKSLSDEEYEDVKAMAFSYLKKNAPEFFNAVKGDTPRELTIEEIEKMEKFMVEQACAVYKLGYDGVELHTPHGYLLHQFLSPRSNHRTDLYGGSTENRARVVTNIIERIRKKVGPEKVLGCRLSGDELMRGGLGHEEVCKLVKIFTDAGANYFNVSQGSYENPGAGFAPDGENDFTHWAPGFKEASGGLPVITPSFINPETAVDAIKSGMTDIISLGRQSIADPYWPAKVKAGRYGDIVKCIRCQQCYMNLFEPRWIRCAANPTAGFEKYYPELWQDDGLMDVRAKKFMDKREGLPLI, encoded by the coding sequence ATGAACACAAATATATTATTTGAGCCAATGCAAATTGGCAACGTAGAATTGAAAAACAGGATTGCGATGTCACCAATGAATATGGGATACACAGGGCCGGAAGGTTATGCAAGTGAGGAATCAAATGCATGGTATGCGACTAGGGCAAGAGGAGGCTTTGGCCTTATCATCACGGAATGTGTAGTAGCAAACCCTTATCCGTGGCGTGGCAGTGATTCACTTAATCCTCTATTATGTGACAGTCAAAAGAAATACCGCTATTTGAGCCAAATGGCCGATATTATTCATTCATATAAGGGGACGAAAGTGTTTATGCAGCTTTCTCCAGGTTGGGGACGGCAAGGACATCCGGATATGCTGCATGAGGGCATTGCTTCTGGCGCTCCTTCAGCCATTCCTATGGAAACAGATTTGCGTAATCTAAACCATGGCTGGGCTAAACAATTTAAACGAATGGGTATAACTCTGATTGATGAAGTTGGAGGCATTGAAAAGTTCAAGAGCCTTAGTGATGAAGAGTATGAGGATGTAAAGGCTATGGCCTTTAGTTACTTAAAAAAGAATGCTCCAGAATTTTTCAATGCAGTCAAAGGAGATACCCCACGAGAACTTACTATTGAAGAAATAGAGAAGATGGAGAAATTCATGGTGGAGCAGGCCTGTGCTGTTTATAAGCTGGGATATGATGGTGTAGAACTCCACACGCCTCACGGATATCTTCTGCATCAATTCTTGTCACCACGCTCTAATCATCGTACAGACTTGTATGGTGGAAGTACTGAAAATCGTGCGCGTGTAGTTACAAATATTATTGAGCGTATCCGAAAAAAAGTTGGTCCGGAAAAAGTATTGGGTTGTCGCCTTTCCGGTGATGAATTGATGCGAGGTGGTTTAGGGCATGAAGAAGTTTGTAAGCTTGTCAAGATTTTTACTGATGCAGGTGCAAATTATTTTAATGTATCACAAGGCTCTTATGAAAATCCGGGAGCTGGATTCGCTCCTGATGGTGAAAATGACTTTACACACTGGGCACCTGGTTTTAAAGAGGCCAGCGGAGGGTTGCCAGTAATTACACCAAGTTTTATTAACCCAGAAACAGCAGTTGATGCAATTAAGAGTGGAATGACCGACATTATTTCATTGGGCCGTCAATCTATTGCTGATCCTTACTGGCCTGCAAAGGTGAAAGCTGGACGCTATGGAGATATTGTAAAATGCATCCGCTGTCAGCAATGTTACATGAATTTGTTCGAGCCCCGTTGGATTCGTTGTGCTGCAAACCCTACCGCAGGTTTTGAAAAGTATTATCCAGAGCTTTGGCAGGACGATGGTTTAATGGATGTACGTGCAAAAAAGTTTATGGATAAACGAGAAGGTTTACCTTTGATATAA
- a CDS encoding ABC transporter ATP-binding protein, with the protein MNNLLKFVKPYKKQVILGPIFKLLEAIFEISIPTIMILITDKGIGTRNINYIFKIGIIMLVMAVCGVLSSFTCQYFSSIASQGFGTALRNELFKKIGTFSYNEIDDFGTSSLINRVTNDVNQLQLGLAMLIRLAIRVPFLCIGGIIMAMYLDIKLSLIMYLSIPFFAFAIYLIMSKSLPLYKVVQKKLDKLALILRENLSGVRVIRAFSRVQGEKVRFKESNEELASTAIQVGKISALMNPVTSIIMNFALMAVIWFGGIRVNVGGMTTGKVIAYINYINMVLSALIVLANLIVTFTKAAASVSRVNEVFNTDTSIKYSGNSSFSKNNDKDMPILKFENVSFSYKDSKEEAISNISFEIKRGQMVGIIGGTGSGKTTLVNLIPRLYDTTKGIILINGINARDFNKKELDDNIGLVPQKAVLFSGTVSENIRWGAQNATMSEVKKAAEIGMASDFIEKMPKKYDTYISQGGVNLSGGQKQRLTISRALVKKPEILIMDDSLSALDYATDAELRQALKENSTGATVMMVTQRISTIKDADLIIVLDDGNLAGVGTHEELLKTSSVYKEICSSQNTKEAM; encoded by the coding sequence TTGAATAATTTATTAAAATTCGTAAAGCCCTATAAAAAGCAAGTTATATTAGGTCCTATATTCAAATTGCTCGAGGCAATTTTTGAAATATCAATACCTACAATAATGATACTTATAACCGATAAAGGTATAGGAACAAGAAATATTAATTATATATTTAAGATAGGAATAATAATGCTTGTTATGGCAGTTTGTGGAGTGCTATCATCTTTTACCTGTCAATATTTTTCATCTATTGCATCGCAAGGATTTGGGACAGCACTTAGAAATGAACTGTTTAAAAAAATAGGAACTTTTTCCTATAATGAGATTGATGATTTTGGAACATCATCTCTTATTAATCGTGTAACAAATGATGTGAATCAACTTCAGCTTGGTCTAGCAATGCTTATAAGACTTGCTATAAGAGTTCCATTTCTTTGCATTGGCGGAATTATAATGGCTATGTATCTTGATATTAAATTATCTTTAATAATGTATTTATCAATCCCGTTTTTTGCTTTTGCAATATATCTTATTATGAGTAAATCTCTTCCTCTTTATAAAGTAGTTCAGAAAAAACTTGATAAATTAGCACTTATATTAAGAGAAAATCTATCTGGAGTAAGAGTTATAAGGGCATTTTCCAGAGTACAAGGTGAAAAGGTAAGATTTAAAGAATCAAATGAAGAACTTGCAAGTACTGCAATTCAGGTAGGAAAGATATCTGCACTTATGAATCCAGTTACAAGTATAATAATGAATTTTGCACTTATGGCAGTAATTTGGTTTGGTGGAATAAGAGTAAATGTAGGAGGAATGACAACAGGAAAGGTTATAGCTTATATAAACTATATAAATATGGTTTTATCAGCTCTTATAGTACTAGCTAATCTTATAGTTACCTTTACTAAAGCAGCAGCTAGTGTATCTCGTGTAAATGAAGTATTTAATACAGACACAAGTATTAAGTATAGTGGAAACAGCAGCTTTAGTAAAAATAATGATAAGGATATGCCAATACTTAAATTTGAGAATGTATCTTTTTCTTATAAGGATTCTAAAGAAGAGGCTATAAGTAATATATCTTTTGAAATAAAAAGAGGACAAATGGTTGGAATAATAGGTGGTACAGGTTCTGGGAAAACTACCTTAGTTAATTTAATACCTAGATTATATGATACCACTAAAGGCATCATATTAATAAATGGAATTAATGCTCGCGATTTTAATAAAAAAGAACTTGATGATAACATAGGATTAGTTCCTCAAAAGGCTGTTTTATTCTCTGGTACTGTATCAGAAAATATAAGATGGGGAGCACAAAATGCTACTATGAGCGAAGTTAAAAAGGCCGCTGAAATTGGAATGGCCTCTGATTTTATAGAAAAGATGCCTAAAAAATATGATACATATATTTCTCAAGGTGGAGTTAATCTTTCTGGAGGTCAAAAACAAAGACTTACTATATCAAGAGCTTTAGTAAAAAAACCAGAAATATTAATTATGGATGACAGCTTAAGTGCTCTTGATTATGCTACAGATGCAGAACTTAGACAGGCACTTAAAGAAAATTCTACAGGTGCGACGGTAATGATGGTTACTCAAAGAATAAGTACTATAAAAGATGCTGATTTAATAATTGTCTTAGATGATGGAAATTTAGCAGGAGTTGGAACACATGAAGAATTACTCAAGACATCAAGTGTTTATAAAGAAATATGTAGTTCTCAAAATACAAAGGAGGCTATGTAA
- a CDS encoding SDR family NAD(P)-dependent oxidoreductase: MHKFEGKYAIATGGTDGITKESIICMARDGLSGAIIAGRNEERGIKAAEEIKNLTGCECYYVQTDVSKPEDIVNLFKAAKLKFPTIQILVNGAGVCPSMPIETIDAKEWDRVMNINLRSMHLCILEALKFMKPQKYGKIINVSSVAGRIGGTESSIAYSASKGGMITATKCYAKAYGDYNINVNSICPGAIKTNMIADFTYASAPESLIKKIIPLGRLGKVEDCSGVIEFLASSDSDYITGCSIDVNGGVFMN; the protein is encoded by the coding sequence ATGCATAAATTCGAAGGTAAATATGCTATTGCTACAGGTGGGACGGATGGAATTACAAAGGAAAGTATTATCTGTATGGCAAGGGATGGATTAAGTGGTGCCATAATCGCTGGTAGAAATGAAGAACGAGGTATAAAAGCCGCTGAAGAAATCAAAAACTTAACAGGTTGTGAGTGTTATTATGTTCAGACTGATGTTTCAAAACCGGAGGATATAGTAAACTTATTTAAAGCAGCAAAATTGAAATTTCCTACTATTCAAATTTTAGTAAATGGTGCAGGAGTCTGTCCATCAATGCCAATTGAAACTATTGATGCAAAAGAATGGGACAGGGTAATGAACATTAATTTAAGAAGTATGCACCTATGTATACTAGAAGCTCTTAAGTTTATGAAACCACAGAAATATGGAAAGATAATCAACGTTTCTTCCGTTGCAGGTAGAATTGGTGGGACTGAATCATCTATAGCCTATTCTGCATCGAAAGGTGGAATGATTACTGCTACTAAATGTTATGCAAAAGCATACGGTGATTACAATATTAATGTAAATAGTATTTGTCCAGGTGCCATTAAAACAAATATGATTGCTGATTTTACTTATGCAAGTGCCCCAGAATCCTTAATTAAAAAAATCATTCCGTTGGGTAGATTAGGAAAAGTTGAAGATTGTAGTGGAGTTATAGAATTTCTAGCTAGTAGCGATTCAGATTACATCACTGGATGTAGCATAGATGTAAATGGTGGAGTATTTATGAATTAA